A window of Vidua macroura isolate BioBank_ID:100142 chromosome 4, ASM2450914v1, whole genome shotgun sequence genomic DNA:
AAACAAGCCCAAATCCTGTTGAGTACtaggacaaatatttttaaggttattttaagatttataaaaatattaaactagAGAGTAAAATACACTTTATTAAACTGTCCTATTTACAGTCATATACCTGGACTCTCTGTTGAGATACAGAAAGTAAAGATGCCTCTAAGACTTCCATTATCAGATTCTGAGAGAATTTATAGATTAGTAGGTACAATTATCCTCTTGAAATCTACTGTTAAGATAGGCTTTCCTTAAAGTTAGCTTTTCTTATGGCTGCTGCTGAGTGCACACATGGAGCTGTAAGATGCTGTTTGTTCACCTCTACAGAACAGCAGGTTCACAGGGAGCTGAGTTGGTCAGTCATTCATCACTCCTATAGCACAAAGTGTCCTATTGAATACTGAGACATTGCTGCTGGATGCCTGGAGAGCCCAGGCATActagggaataaaaaaaaaaaatagttcaatTAAAGACCAGGGCAAAAATAGTTTCATGggttttctgtttcaaattaaaCCCTTAAAAGCCTCTTTCCCAAATTTCTTCCATTCGAGTTTTGGATCCAGTCCTAAATGCTGGGTCTGAAACCCCAAATTACACTGCAGTTTGTGCCCACGTCAGTGACAGGCTGGATCCAAATAGCAGAAATAACCACACTGAAATCCAGGGAAGCTTTGGGTCCCCTGCCCAGGTTCAGCAGAGCCCCTTGGCCTTGTGGATCCTCTCTGCCATGCCAGACCCCTCTCTGCCTCCCTACAGCCCATCCACCCACATCTAATCCACCCAGGACCAGCCTGGATAAATATAATCTATGCTATACATATAAAAGGATCTGTGTTAGCTGTGAGGACTGGTAGGGGTTAAGTCTTTTATAAGTTCAATTAGGAAATTAAACTCGGTGGGAGACCTGCAATGCTTTCCAGTTGTTCTCCAAGTATCACAACAAACCTCTTCATCTTAGGCATGGTATCTAGGGGGGTATCTGGCTCCCTAAtctggggtttggtttgggctCATCTCTacccaaaatattattttaaccactctttgtatttcatttccatactttttctttttttttttctttggtatGCTTAGAGAAAAGATTCTGCCAAAGACAGAAATGCTTTGagcttgaaaaacattttttttgctgtgtataTGGAAGGAGGTGTTTTGCTTGGCTTAGCTTGTGAAATACATGGCACAACCTGCATGAAATATTTGAGGCTGAGGAGACATGAGTgattcttgaagaaaaaaaaaaaaagaaaaaagtgaattttcatTCAAAGGTCTCATTTGTTTAGAGCCACACCCAGACAGGAGGTGTGGGGCAGAGCAAGGAAGAAGATTTGATTTATGaacttgtaaaattaaaattattataaagttaaaaaatcacaaaaacaaCCCTCCCAAAAAGCTCAGACTCATGGCAAGATTTCTATGTATGTGAAAAGGAATTAAATCATTAGTGTTTGATAAAAATTCATGAGACTCTAGAAGTACCAGGGGTTGAGAGGAAAACCCTGCCTCATATGCCCAGACTGTGGGGAAAGGGCTGCCAAGTGCCCCTGTCCTCACCGAGATGGGCTTTTCCTGCCAAGGGTGGCAGTATGGGATGGAAGTTATGAGGAGTTATCAGAAATGTAGGATAATTTGGGGATCCcttccagcagggaagggatctctggagtTTTTCATTCTGACTTTCAGCTCCAAGCAGGGTCAACAGCAAGTCTCTACCTCCATGGGCTCCTCTCTACCCTAGAAGTGTCCACGTGCCTCCCAAAAAAGGTGTGGAGAAGAGATGGCAGAAACAACTGAATCTGGCTCAATCTGCTCTTTAGCAGAACTCAAACTAGAGAAGGCCCTGGTTTGCCCCATTTCAGACTGGTGCTCCTTGGAGGTCACAGCACAAGGATGGGCTTGTAGGCAAAGCAGAGTTGTGGCCACTCAGCCTGTCCCCATGCCCGGTTCTCCATGACGTGGTGCCCCAGGCTGTTTGACTATGTGTCTGGGATATGTAAGCTTGATTTCCATCCATTGTTTCTGCCAGTGCTGAGATTTTGGCTACAGGAAGAAGCTGTGATGGTGAGAACTACTCCAGGTGATGTGTTGTCATGCTGCCTGCCAGCCACAAGTTGGGTCAAGCAAGGGCAGCTGATCATTGTTTGTGGCCAAATATTCCCAGGGGCTTGTGATAGCACACCAGAGCAAACCAAGACAAAACTCCTACCTCTAGGATTTCCAAATCCCAGCCACAGCCCCGTGGAGGTGTAAGATGTGGGtagaggaaagcagaggaggagctggggttaCTGCAACACACGGCAGATGTAGGATATTAGCTGGCTCCttgacactgctcctgctgcagctggtgggCATTTTGCACTCTTGTTTGCTTGCTGGTCATTGCTTAATGCCTTGTCTGGCAGTTCTCCTGACATGCCTCCTCCTGCAAGTGagcagcttctcctgcagcccctggcagagCAGACTGTGTCCCAGTTGGGGAAGTTTCTAAGTGAGATGCTGGAGGGCATGGGAGAGAGAACCAGGACCAGCTGGTCCTTGGAACAACCTGCTTTCTCCATCCAGGTACCTTTCTACTTGTCAGGAGAGCTTTTATTTATCCAGAGCAGACAAAATTGTCAGGAGGATAATAAAATAGGCTGAGATTCTGTGGGCACCTTGTGGGAtgctgcttgcttgcttttaaCAAGGAGTaagttttttcttaaattgGAAAGTGTCCTTTGAGGGTGCCTGGGGTGCTGCACAGGGCAGCTTCTTTAGCTCAGGGGAAAGTGTCTGGACCTCATATCTGTGGGACAGATGGGATCAGCAAGCTGATGTTTAGGGAAGTTTGCCAAGCCAGTGGTAGCATGGGACATCCCATTCCAGTGGCCTCTGTGTCCACAGCACAGGCTCCACACCAGCAGCTCAGTCATGTTCTGTGTCTCTTCAATGCCTTTTAATTTTGCTGGTTGCTTGCAAGGGTTTGATAGACAAAAGTGGTGTTTTGGAGGCAGAAGAGAAGATTCATAGacttctaaatttaaaaaaccatgACACTGGTCAAAGTTTCTTGAAACCATTCCTACCAGTCATCCATGCTGAGGCTGGGGCTACACCATGGTGGTGTGTGGTATTTAGCCTGTAATATTTCTGAAGACTTCGAAGACTTAATTTTCCTCTTCCAGTCTCTCCAACCCTAGTGCAAAAAAAGGTTAGAAACTGCACTTCTAGCAGAGAGTGTTGGAGTCCAGATGATGTCCACAGTTGTTCCTATGTCTTCTCAAATACAtcttttcctgtcactgcagcaaATCTTGAGATTTGCAGAGATGTTGCACTGGGATGAGTGAGAGTAAAACCACCAAGAGGAGCTTGCAGGTCATGCTGATAGAGTCTGTTTGTGCTGGTTCCTCCCAGGTTCCTCCCCGTTGAAGCAACTCCTCTAATCTGATTATCAGCCCTTCAAGTATTAAGCCCAATCTCTGTAGCTCATCTCCAGTTTGAGCTTTTATCACAACTAACAGAAGAGAGAATTCCTTTTGAATGAAAGAGGTATTCTCCTTGTTAGACTCTGGAAGTGAAGCATGTGCACATGGCCCTGGTGCTTTTGCTGCAGGAGTCATTAAATCTGTTTAATTTGGCTGTATCAATGTGCCTGGTGCCCGATGCATGGCAGGCAAGCATCAACACACCAAAGATTGGgcaccttcctcctgcaggaaGGCCTGGGCTtcaggaaggggaagaagggaagtAGGAAACTGAAAACCAGCCTCAGGGAGTGGTAGTTTGCCACTGCTTGATTAGGAGGATTTAAATAACCCATTAGGGAGCCAGCAGGAGAAATTTGTTGGTCTTATGAAGTGAGCAGCCACTGTTTTTAGAGCcgtgcacaggagctgccaggccCAACAGAGGGTGGGCCCAGGCGATGTATTTGCTTAGGGAAAGGGGAAGTGCTTTGCAGCTGATCTCAGTGAGCTGAGCCGTAAGGGAAGGGCACTACACCACGGCAGAACAGTGGTCAAACATCCCCAAGGATGTGCCTGTAAATGGTGTTTCCATCTGGTGTTGGGGAGAGAAGGAACAAGCCCTGTGCCCTGAGAGTTGGGACAGTGGGATGCGGCTGTCAAGGGCACTGAAACACCCAGCAGAGGTGAAATTTTAGCAGAGGAAGAACACGAAAAGAtgtgagaaaggaaattaaataactCGTGGTCCTGGACAGAGTGGTCAGTCCCCCTGACTCTGAGTAAACATTCACGGAGGTTGGAGTAGCCATAGGGCCTCTCTCCAGGGCTGGAGTAGCCGTGGGGCTGCAGAGGCCATAGGTCAAGGAAGGTCTCAGGAAAGTGGAGGCAAGAGGCTGCCAGGGCCCATCCCCTGCCTGGTGCCTCCCACACTGAGCCCTCAGGGTTGAAGGGCAGCCCCTGAGCTGACCTGGGAAAGAAGCAGTGCTAGCAGGACCTGGGCTCTCTGTTTCCTGCTGGTGGCTGGAGCAATGGAGACCTGGAGCAAAGAGGAGATGTCAGCCCATTTCCTCAGGATGTACAAGGTGGAACTCCCATCCTTCCTCAGGTGAGGGGGTTCTTCCACTAGCCTGCATTCTCTTCTCCTGCCTTCTCCATGCCCCCATCCCTCACCACGGGAAACTCCCATGCCTTATGTCCATCACTTCTGCCTCCTCTTGTACaccctcccccagctctgttcctccCTGTAACACCTCCTTGCTCTGCCAGGGGGATGCCTgctggggaggggtggggatgCCATGCTGCCAGATGGGATCTGAGATGGTGTTGGGGATCTCTGCCCCATCACCCTACCTGAGACACAGTCCAACATCCAGAGAAATCCAACACACTGCCAAGGATCTCAACTCAGTGTGTAACCTCAAGGAACATTCCTGTGGCAGGGAACTCACAGTGACAGAGGAGGACTCCCAATCTCCACTTATTCAGCTcttgaagaagaagaaagaagcccaagagatggaaaaggctatggcagagaaagaagaggtgAGAAAGATGGATGGGTGCTGGTGCATGGTTGGAATGGCTTGTGGTTTTTTGGAGGCTTTTTGGGAGGCAGGTGACAGATTTTGGGTGCAGGCAGCCATGTCACCCTCATTGCGGTGCTGCCAGGCCTTCAGGGAGAGGATGAAAGTCATTGCTGACTGGTGGAGGGACCTGCACGCCAAGAGGGTGCAGCTGAAAGCCCACGTGGAGAGATCTGGAAGGGCTGTATGGGTACACCAGATGATCTTGAGCTGCACCACCAACTCCTCCGCTCCCTTGGGGAAGAGGGTCTTAGGCCTGCACTCCTGTTCAAGCCTTCTGTTGAGACTGGAGCTGTGAGGAACAGGACTGGCAGGGCACACGGTTTTGTGCCACAGTTATGGAAAGCCCTGATAGGTCTTGGGTGGAAAAGAGCTTATCCTGTACCAGTGAGATCTCCTGCAGGCCCAAAATGTCTCCCAGGAAAGGTGTTAGCTTTGCACCCACTGCTGATATCCAGATGTCTCCAGGGTGCAGATCCAAGCAGGTCTGAAATTCAGACTGCCATCCCAGGTACTGGTCTCCAGGACCAAAGGGTCAATGCAACAGGGATGGTCCTGTGAAACAGGGAGAGGAAGTGTTCCCAGGTGGTCCAGTACTGGTCTCTCCTCTCTGAAGATATGTCCTACCACTGCTGGTAAGTAATTCAGCTCCATCTTACCctgccttcctttccctctctgtgtatgtgcatgtgtgctgctgggggaaaCCACCAGAAACATGAAGAGTTATGAATCCAAGCTCTGAAGATAAACAGCaaacagagagaggagaagatGAAAAAGGATGGTGAGCTTTTGAGAGCCAAGATGGAACTGGAAACCCTCAGAAAAAACCACCGTAAATTCTGCAAAAAAGTGCAGAAGTACTCCATCTTCAAGAAATACCTGGAGGATGTGGTGTTTGGACATAAGCAAGACAGATCATGGCCTTGGGGAGAGCCTCAGATAAATGCTAAAACTAGAGAAGATAGGGCAAGTCCAGGACACTGGACACTTGCTCAAACCCAGAGACCTCAGATGGGATGGAAAAAACAACCTGAAACCAAGGTTTCAGGTTGCAGAGTTGCACAAGAACAAGAGTTCAGGTTGAAGAAGAGTTCAGGttgcacagggagcagagttACAGTAGAAGAATCAGAACAGCAAGTGGAAGattgagaaaagcaaagaaaaaccaTGAGAAGGTGGAAAAGCTTAGggctgggaggaactgggacaCCTTTGTGTCACTATTTCAGGTCAGATGAATTGTTTGGGAGAAATTAAAAGCTGTTcagaaagtgtccccaggcagtTGCCAAAAAGCTGTGCTCTCTCTGGAGGATGTCAGGACATCACTCATACTCCAACCACCCCAGCTGTGGCCTCCCAACTCCTGGGGATGTGGCTCTGGACACTGCAGTTGTTCTTTGTGCTTTATCAGAGCACTGCTGATAAAGTGGAACATCTCCTTGCTTATGGCAGTGACAGCTGTGAGTGTGGCACAGTGGAGGCCACCACACCGGGAATGTAGCAATGCTCAGGAACCAGCTGGGGCAATAGTCTCATGGGGAAGgacagaatcccagaacagttagagctggggaaggtgggAAGATCTTTCAGGAGGGAGAGGCGTTGGCCCAGGTAAGGGCAGGGTGCCAAATGACACGAGAGCTGCAAGCTGGTGAGGGAAGGGCAGAGAATCACTAACACCAGGAACCCTGTGCTGCAGACTGAGGACATCTCAGAAGTCACTTCACAGTTCAAGTTGCTGGTGAGGACATGGAAGGACCTTCTGCAGTCACAACAGGGGCACAAACAACTGACTGGGCAAGACAAGGAGCAGtacaaagcacagaaagaagcTGAGATGCTTCAGTACAAAAATCATTTTGTGCAGCTCAAACTATATTTTTATCAGGCTCAAAGTGACATCCCCCTCTGGATAAGGAATTGTGGAGCGGGCAGGGGAAGATCGCCAAGCCTGGCTCTGTCAAGACTGGCTGATGGCTCATCCTTCAGCATTGGGGTCACAGCAGAGTCCAGTAACCATCTCTGGGATTGGAAGAGATTCCTAATTTCATCCCATCCATGGAGTTGGAGAAGGAAGAATAGCAGACCAGTCTGGAGTATGGAACTTAGGGCCTCCAAGCCAGGGTCTCTGATGCTGAAGCATGACCTTTGCCAGGGCATGTCCCCATGCTGCATGTTCTCTCTCCTTCCAGGAGGTTCACTGGGCTGGCATCCAGGACAGGCCCTCCAAGAAAACCAGGAAGCTGTGGACTATAAAGCTGGCCATCCACAACCTTTTCCAGTCCACCAACATGCAGCTGCAAGCAGAGTGGGATGTGTTGGAGTGTAACAGCTGCACACAGCTGAACATGGTAAAGCCAAGCCAGAAGGAGGAGCAGTGATGAGTCTCCACTGCCCCAAGGGAGGGGAGAGCCCACAGACCCAACAGACACCTTCTTTTTCACTGGGGCTCTCTCTCAGGCATGGGAAACGGGGCAGGGCACACCAGACAAACCTGTCTCTTCTGAGGAGGTAAAGCAGGGTCCTTGCCTGGCAGAAGGAGTGGGAGCCAGGCAGGCTGAGGCAGGGGATGCAGGGCATGCAGATCAAACCATGGCCAGCACTGGTTTTATTCACCCTTGCCCTGGACTCAGGCTCACCCACAAAAGTCCATTCTGGTGGTGCAGGTCCAGCAAGGCAAATGCCCttctcttctgctcagtttGATAGGTGACATTTGCCATCTGAAAGAGCCAACAAGTGTCCCAGTGActcctgttcccatccctgccctgagctctgccatctcTCTTTTCCACTCTAGATACAGCAGTTTATCCAACACCTTAAAGACATCCAGTTCTACGCAGGAGATGCAGAAGCACCAGAGGGTTGCTGCATCTCTGAAGACAAAAGGGATGTGGCAGCATGACCTGTCCTGCCAGTGAAGGTTCAGTGGgttgggaagggaaagaggaggacAACAGAACCCTACAGATATCCCAGactaaaagaaataataaagttGTCTCTTCATTTCCTGGGAGCACTGGACACATCAGAGCAACTCCATCCCACAGCTTCACACCAGACAGCACTGGGGGGCCTTCCTTAGAATTCTGGTTGCATGACACAGTGTTCCTGCAAAGCTGGCAAGATTGTGAGagcaggctgggacaggagtGTGGTTTCAAACAGGGATCAGTACTAATGTTCATATTTGGACATCCCACTTAACCTAAGCTCTTAGATATTTCAGAGACATGTCACAACGAGGTGGGGAGACTGCTTCAGGAGAGCTTCAGAGAGTTCCCACCACCACACCCAGCACTTCTATGGATGTGGATTTCTCTGCATAGCCATGTGTTATGGACTAAAGCTCCCCTTCCCCCCAGGATCTTAGGGAAAGTGTGGAGAATGGATATAGGTGACAGACGAACCAGCCAAAGCTGAGCATGTAGCTGTTCATCATGTGTGCCACCATGATGAATGCAAAACAAGAGGACTAACAGTGGCTCTGGGAACACACTGTGGTGGTCAGTCAGGCTCCAGAGTCTTTTGGGGAGAACCTTTTTATGCACCAAGGCCTCAATGACATAAGCTTACAGATTTTGAGGTAAGAGGCCATTGATCACATGCTCTTGCTCCCTGCTCTTCTGTCCTGAGCtgagggaagaagaggaaataaaactcCCTGAGACTGGGGAAAGGTTGCACAGTGCAATGCAGAAATGCTGTGTGTGAtgctcagctgtccccaggctttgggtgggatttgggaggagTAGGGCTGGAAATGGAGCGTCAGGGAATGAGCTTTGAGAGCATGTCCCAAAACACCCACCACTCATTCAGAGGGATGTTTccatcttcctcatcctcactgTGGTGACTTGTTCAGAGGGATGTTTCCACTTTCCTCATCCTCACTGAGGTGTAGTGTCCTTGCAAATTGCTGGTTTTTTTAGGTCATGGCCTAGAGATAATttggaagaattaaaaattggTGCTAAAAAAGCCATTCAATGTTGTAGATGTCagtgaacccaatgggaagaataaTGATGTCTGACTTAGTttagaaggctgaatgatttctttattatagttatgctataatacattaatacactatataaaagaggatactaaaaactacatgctactttttctaactatcatatctaactcacaacttgtgaccctcttgcgagagtccagacacaggtggatccgattggccatcaggcccaaacaatccactGTGATCCAACCAAGCATCActctaggtaaacaattctccaaacacattccacaacagaaacagaaattgttttctctttcatttctctctgtgcacttcaatgaaaaatcctgagagagaaatgtgcttgccacagttCAAGTTCTTCAGTGTAGTGAGCATGTGAGTGAGCGTGAATCCCAAACTGGCTCTTTTTAGCCAGGCAGGTTCTGCCATCCACTTGGTTTGATCtttcaaaagaacagggtgTGAACTTTGATATTTCCACATTGTATGGCAAGAAATAACGTGTCTGTAACAGTTTTAATCCTGAGTATTACCTCTCCTCCAAACTTCAGAGATTTACTGATATACACACCCTGCCTTCCCGCATGCGGGTGGgtaattaggaagaaaaaatccTCTTTGTGTGTTGGTACACGTCCTTCTAAGCAATCCCAATTTCCATAGGGATCACATGTGGCTGAAATGCAGCTGTTGCTGGTATCCTGGGTGCTTTGCAGTGCATTGTGCTCATAAATAAAAAGTAGGACAAATTTAAGTAGCTAATATTTTACACAAGAGAACTAAATGAGAGCTTCAGAGCCCTCTGCCAACACAGGAATTAATAACGTTTGAATATTCTTACAGGAAATTTCAGAATagtataaattaaatatattagaTTGAATGGTCATGTGGATtattacttttcattttgtaaaaatgtattttcattataaagGTTAAAACCAACAAATTAAAGCCTTTAATTAACATCCTCTTAGTTGGGAATATGACTAttatggaaatatttccattttatagttatgcttttaaaatgaggATACAGAAACGTGGAACTTACATCTCAAAAAGTAATATTTCTTTTACTATCCTCACATGAGCCTGGTCCAGTTGCCTGCATCTCCCCACATGACACTGCCATGAGCTAGGAAATAAAGCTGAAATCTAAGGCTGTTATAGAAAAtcttatttgtttgttttggtttggtggtttgggatttttatttttggtttgagttttttaattaattcatgaatacttctttttaaatcaaaaaattgaaggaaagaaaagccttaCACTTTCTTACTTTCTTTCAGGTGAATACCAACGGTTAACTGAGACAAGGCAGTGCAAGgcctttgtttcttctttaaattCTAGTATAACTGAGGTTTTTTGACATTAATTGGGCTACTAAGAGTGCTGGACACAGGCTGAAACTGAAATCTGAGTGCATAACAGGAATCCATGCAGTGGTTAAGGAGTATCAGGGGAAATTTATTCTTGGAGTTATATTGAAATAATTCCAATGTATCTTCACTGGAATTGATGAGTTTATTTTGGATTCATTCACTTGTAAGTAggaggctggcagcagcagggataaGAAAGTGGCTTTCTCTGAAAtaggacagagaaagaaaagaatgcaaTCTAGGAAATGACACAGCATTGGTCTCTAAGTAAAAC
This region includes:
- the LOC128806851 gene encoding LOW QUALITY PROTEIN: coiled-coil domain-containing protein 42-like (The sequence of the model RefSeq protein was modified relative to this genomic sequence to represent the inferred CDS: substituted 1 base at 1 genomic stop codon); translated protein: METWSKEEMSAHFLRMYKVELPSFLRELTVTEEDSQSPLIQLLKKKKEAQEMEKAMAEKEEAFRERMKVIADWWRDLHAKRVQLKAHVERSGRAVWKHEELXIQALKINSKQREEKMKKDGELLRAKMELETLRKNHRKFCKKVQKYSIFKKYLEDVVFGHKQDRSWPWGEPQINAKTREDRTEDISEVTSQFKLLVRTWKDLLQSQQGHKQLTGQDKEQYKAQKEAEMLQACPHAACSLSFQEVHWAGIQDRPSKKTRKLWTIKLAIHNLFQSTNMQLQAEWDVLECNSCTQLNMIQQFIQHLKDIQFYAGDAEAPEGCCISEDKRDVAA